In Chiloscyllium plagiosum isolate BGI_BamShark_2017 chromosome 39, ASM401019v2, whole genome shotgun sequence, one genomic interval encodes:
- the LOC122542292 gene encoding thyrotroph embryonic factor-like isoform X1 has protein sequence MHRKSPQMPEREREAPVLPSFPVVLKNLLENPPQKLLESEGKDEGKEKNVDEAASSTTAASASLMPTIWDKTIPYDGETFHLEYMDLDEFLLENGIPDGSNQFELQEELQVGLLPVVELEEKVPSPTLSISGNMTRSKVESDETGGKKSERKTPNSVDLEDVDILVNFEPDPTDLALSSVPGGELFNPRKHKFSDEELKPQPMIKKAKKVYVPPEQKDDRYWARRKKNNVAAKRSRDARRLKENQITVRAAFLEKENSALRLEVVELRNEVARYKSIISKYRPQLIHFSGSSSHCGM, from the exons ATGCACCGGAAGAGCCCGCAGATGCCGGAGCGGGAGCGGGAGGCCCCGGTTTTGCCCTCCTTCCCGGTGGTTTTGAAGAATCTTCTGGAGAACCCGCCGCAGAAGCTGctggagagtgagg GTAAGGACGAGGGTAAAGAGAAGAATGTGGATGAAGCAGCCAGCAGCACCACAGCTGCCTCTGCCTCCCTCATGCCAACCATCTGGGATAAGACTATTCCCTatgatggggagaccttccatcTTGAGTACATGGATCTGGATGAATTCCTCTTGGAAAATGGCATTCCAGATGGTTCAAACCAGTTTGAGCTGCAGGAAGAACTGCAAGTTGGTCTCTTGCCAGTAGTGGAGCTGGAAGAGAAAGTACCATCTCCTACATTGTCGATATCTGGAAATATGACGCGTTCTAAAGTGGAGAGTGATG AAACAGGTGGGAAGAAATCTGAACGGAAGACTCCAAACTCCGTAGACCTGGAAGATGTTGATATTCTGGTGAATTTTGAACCTGACCCTACTGACCTGGCACTGTCCAGTGTTCCAGGAGGAGAACTTTTTAATCCACGGAAGCATAAGTTCAGTGATGAGGAACTCAAACCACAGCCCATGATTAAAAAAGCGAAAAAGGTCTATGTACCGCCAGAGCAAAAG GATGACCGCTACTGGGCAAGACGCAAGAAGAACAACGTGGCAGCGAAGCGTTCACGTGATGCCCGGAGATTGAAAGAGAATCAAATCACAGTTCGAGCAGCCTTCCTAGAGAAGGAAAACTCAGCCCTGAGGCTGGAGGTGGTTGAGCTGCGTAATGAGGTGGCACGGTACAAAAGTATCATCTCTAAATACCGACCTCA ATTAATTCACTTTTCCGGTTCCAGCTCACACTGTGGAATGTGA
- the LOC122542292 gene encoding thyrotroph embryonic factor-like isoform X3, producing MHRKSPQMPEREREAPVLPSFPVVLKNLLENPPQKLLESEGKDEGKEKNVDEAASSTTAASASLMPTIWDKTIPYDGETFHLEYMDLDEFLLENGIPDGSNQFELQEELQVGLLPVVELEEKVPSPTLSISGNMTRSKVESDETGGKKSERKTPNSVDLEDVDILVNFEPDPTDLALSSVPGGELFNPRKHKFSDEELKPQPMIKKAKKVYVPPEQKDDRYWARRKKNNVAAKRSRDARRLKENQITVRAAFLEKENSALRLEVVELRNEVARYKSIISKYRPQLW from the exons ATGCACCGGAAGAGCCCGCAGATGCCGGAGCGGGAGCGGGAGGCCCCGGTTTTGCCCTCCTTCCCGGTGGTTTTGAAGAATCTTCTGGAGAACCCGCCGCAGAAGCTGctggagagtgagg GTAAGGACGAGGGTAAAGAGAAGAATGTGGATGAAGCAGCCAGCAGCACCACAGCTGCCTCTGCCTCCCTCATGCCAACCATCTGGGATAAGACTATTCCCTatgatggggagaccttccatcTTGAGTACATGGATCTGGATGAATTCCTCTTGGAAAATGGCATTCCAGATGGTTCAAACCAGTTTGAGCTGCAGGAAGAACTGCAAGTTGGTCTCTTGCCAGTAGTGGAGCTGGAAGAGAAAGTACCATCTCCTACATTGTCGATATCTGGAAATATGACGCGTTCTAAAGTGGAGAGTGATG AAACAGGTGGGAAGAAATCTGAACGGAAGACTCCAAACTCCGTAGACCTGGAAGATGTTGATATTCTGGTGAATTTTGAACCTGACCCTACTGACCTGGCACTGTCCAGTGTTCCAGGAGGAGAACTTTTTAATCCACGGAAGCATAAGTTCAGTGATGAGGAACTCAAACCACAGCCCATGATTAAAAAAGCGAAAAAGGTCTATGTACCGCCAGAGCAAAAG GATGACCGCTACTGGGCAAGACGCAAGAAGAACAACGTGGCAGCGAAGCGTTCACGTGATGCCCGGAGATTGAAAGAGAATCAAATCACAGTTCGAGCAGCCTTCCTAGAGAAGGAAAACTCAGCCCTGAGGCTGGAGGTGGTTGAGCTGCGTAATGAGGTGGCACGGTACAAAAGTATCATCTCTAAATACCGACCTCA attgtgGTGA
- the LOC122542292 gene encoding thyrotroph embryonic factor-like isoform X2, with protein MHRKSPQMPEREREAPVLPSFPVVLKNLLENPPQKLLESEGKDEGKEKNVDEAASSTTAASASLMPTIWDKTIPYDGETFHLEYMDLDEFLLENGIPDGSNQFELQEELQVGLLPVVELEEKVPSPTLSISGNMTRSKVESDETGGKKSERKTPNSVDLEDVDILVNFEPDPTDLALSSVPGGELFNPRKHKFSDEELKPQPMIKKAKKVYVPPEQKDDRYWARRKKNNVAAKRSRDARRLKENQITVRAAFLEKENSALRLEVVELRNEVARYKSIISKYRPQWISLRLIVI; from the exons ATGCACCGGAAGAGCCCGCAGATGCCGGAGCGGGAGCGGGAGGCCCCGGTTTTGCCCTCCTTCCCGGTGGTTTTGAAGAATCTTCTGGAGAACCCGCCGCAGAAGCTGctggagagtgagg GTAAGGACGAGGGTAAAGAGAAGAATGTGGATGAAGCAGCCAGCAGCACCACAGCTGCCTCTGCCTCCCTCATGCCAACCATCTGGGATAAGACTATTCCCTatgatggggagaccttccatcTTGAGTACATGGATCTGGATGAATTCCTCTTGGAAAATGGCATTCCAGATGGTTCAAACCAGTTTGAGCTGCAGGAAGAACTGCAAGTTGGTCTCTTGCCAGTAGTGGAGCTGGAAGAGAAAGTACCATCTCCTACATTGTCGATATCTGGAAATATGACGCGTTCTAAAGTGGAGAGTGATG AAACAGGTGGGAAGAAATCTGAACGGAAGACTCCAAACTCCGTAGACCTGGAAGATGTTGATATTCTGGTGAATTTTGAACCTGACCCTACTGACCTGGCACTGTCCAGTGTTCCAGGAGGAGAACTTTTTAATCCACGGAAGCATAAGTTCAGTGATGAGGAACTCAAACCACAGCCCATGATTAAAAAAGCGAAAAAGGTCTATGTACCGCCAGAGCAAAAG GATGACCGCTACTGGGCAAGACGCAAGAAGAACAACGTGGCAGCGAAGCGTTCACGTGATGCCCGGAGATTGAAAGAGAATCAAATCACAGTTCGAGCAGCCTTCCTAGAGAAGGAAAACTCAGCCCTGAGGCTGGAGGTGGTTGAGCTGCGTAATGAGGTGGCACGGTACAAAAGTATCATCTCTAAATACCGACCTCA ATGGATCTCCCTCCGCCTAATCGTAATCTAA